In Aspergillus luchuensis IFO 4308 DNA, chromosome 1, nearly complete sequence, the following are encoded in one genomic region:
- a CDS encoding uncharacterized protein (COG:S;~EggNog:ENOG410PHMW;~TransMembrane:2 (i504-524o530-547i)) produces MPPKLRGTLSKSLSQIQDSSSSSSSSVFYCPSCSTWRRSLSSRRTRLQLPQQQHQQQSWASLQRSGIATTSVVHTRHIPPRLKDLHEALNRVKDVAPEQVNLSRLQLALRGLESEKPVVRVAVLGLNDATAARRLVRLLLADPLNSRESWEDALDAYGEDTERGLLIRYGEVSETIPNDLLPTISVPSPILKKGNLEILVTTLGAESAGVADATQSHPFTADTFLVPTVTIRTSHSGRHNMVRYPVHRSIVCGSGVDGFLAYSGLMARSDLKKEAVSVFGAIELAVTEPQKYDGRVAFVDIDKADEALAKFRESVQNASLYERGWNSSGVQPVVDWLSSLRAEEGTLDPSLRTLITSLLDAAEAGAAAAEKRKLLEQESGAVSWETRDVLERSVSEWAERGHTELRSSLEEGFASKPWRGLAWWKLFWHVDDVGMITSEILDRKYLRQAEKEVIWTAGRFQQAGLTDATPMQEEQTSWPAQIATSRRRLMETTVPSLQALAQRLVFFSMSTTTLTSALSALTYVSLPTATIYETCTMAAIGLIYSLRNQQRKWESARHWFENEVREDGRTALLETETQLRETAREGGRQVEEVTAEKDARETIERARTALEEVN; encoded by the exons ATGCCTCCCAAACTCCGTGGCACGCTCTCCAAGAGCCTGTCGCAGATTCAagactcctcctcttcatcctcctcatcagtcTTCTACTGCCCGTCCTGTTCCACCTGGCGCCGCTCCCTTTCCTCGCGTCGAACCCGACTACAATTaccacagcaacaacatcaacaacaatcatGGGCATCCTTGCAGCGTAGCGGCATTGCGACCACATCCGTTGTCCACACAAGACATATCCCTCCCCGATTGAAGGATTTACATGAAGCTCTGAACCGGGTCAAGGATGTTGCGCCGGAACAGGTGAACTTGAGTCGGTTGCAGCTTGCGTTGAGGGGATTGGAGAGTGAGAAGCCGGTTGTTCGAGTTGCTG TTCTGGGTCTGAATGATGCGACTGCGGCGCGCAGACTCGTTCGGTTGCTGTTGGCGGACCCGTTGAATTCGAGGGAGAGCTGGGAGGATGCGTTGGATGCGTATGGTGAGGATACGGAGAGGGGATTGCTGATTCG GTACGGCGAAGTCTCCGAAACAATCCCCAACGATCTCCTCCCTACGATCTCGGTGCCCTCGCCCATCCTGAAAAAGGGCAATCTGGAAATTCTCGTTACGACACTTGGTGCCGAGTCGGCAGGCGTCGCGGACGCTACTCAGTCTCACCCATTTACGGCTGACACCTTCCTCGTGCCTACAGTTACGATCCGCACGTCGCATTCTGGCCGGCATAATATGGTGCGGTATCCCGTGCATCGCAGCATCGTGTGCGGTAGCGGTGTCGATGGTTTCCTGGCGTATAGCGGGTTGATGGCGCGGTCGgacttgaagaaggaagctgTGTCGGTCTTTGGGGCTATTGAGCTGGCGGTCACGGAGCCACAGAAGTACGATGGCCGGGTTGCGTTTGTGGATATCGACAAGGCGGATGAGGCATTGGCGAAGTTCCGCGAGTCGGTGCAGAATGCTTCTCTCTACGAACGCGGCTGGAACAGCAGTGGTGTGCAGCCGGTGGTGGACTGGTTGTCTTCGCTGCGAGCTGAGGAAGGGACGCTGGATCCGTCCTTGCGGACGTTGATCACGTCTCTTCTGGATGCTGCGGAAGCGggtgccgccgctgccgagaagaggaagctgctggagcaAGAAAGCGGCGCTGTGTCGTGGGAGACTCGCGATGTGCTTGAGCGGTCTGTGTCCGAGTGGGCGGAGCGCGGGCACACGGAGCTCCGCAGCTCGCTCGAGGAAGGGTTCGCCAGCAAGCCATGGCGGGGATTGGCGTGGTGGAAGCTGTTCTGGCATGTGGACGACGTGGGGATGATCACGTCGGAAATCCTGGACCGTAAGTATCTGCGCCAGGCCGAGAAGGAGGTTATCTGGACTGCCGGCCGGTTCCAGCAGGCCGGGCTGACCGATGCGACTCCCATGCAAGAGGAGCAGACGTCCTGGCCAGCGCAGATTGCGACTAGTCGTCGCCGGCTCATGGAGACGACAGTGCCGTCGCTGCAGGCATTGGCGCAGCGTCTGGTCTTCTTCAGCATGTCCACGACCACCTTGACCTCGGCATTGTCGGCGCTAACCTACGTTTCGCTGCCGACTGCCACCATCTACGAGACCTGCACGATGGCCGCTATCGGACTGATCTACTCGCTGCGCAACCAGCAGCGCAAATGGGAGTCCGCGCGACACTGGTTTGAGAACGAGGTACGCGAAGACGGCCGCACCGCGCTGCTGGAGACCGAGACGCAGCTGCGCGAGACCGCCCGCGAGGGTGGCCGACAAGTCGAAGAAGTGACGGCGGAGAAGGACGCCAGAGAGACGATTGAGCGCGCACGCACAGCTCTGGAGGAGGTCAACTAG